A genome region from Nerophis lumbriciformis linkage group LG18, RoL_Nlum_v2.1, whole genome shotgun sequence includes the following:
- the LOC133617888 gene encoding flavin-containing monooxygenase 5-like isoform X1, whose translation MVHRVAVIGAGPSGLSCVKTCLDDCLMPTCFESSDDLGGLWKFKEVSEPNRASIYRSLTINTSKEMICFSDFPTPAAYPNYMHHSKILNYLRMYAEHFKLLPHIHFQTSVKSVRQKADYSRTGQWEVLTERKDGKEETHVFDAVICCSGHYTYPNLPLQDFPGIESFPGRYLHSWDYKGPEDMHGKRVVVVGIGNSGSDIAVESSKFAEQVYMSTRRGAWVMRQVSDDGMPVDMKNKTRFSHILFQLFPKNFFNWLGEKKLNAMYDHTMYALKPSHRLYSQVPVINYELPFKILSGSVIIKSNVKEIRGSSVLFEDGSVVEKVDTIVFATGYNYGFPYLPSGALYKSGHRVGLYKHVFPPNLEHPTLAVVGFIHALGAIMPQAELQGRWVSQVFKGHLKLPSNQAMVKAVEQDTKDMNKSYIVSKLTPLQVDFVSYMDDLAGTIGARPSLMWLLFTDYPLFKKVLWGPLTAYQYRLTGPGKWEGARQAIFTQFDRMFEPLKTRKVKEQEHNVSSRLFKLSLALLTGGAVVVYVQVRDPSVFPNLMAKLSLQKV comes from the exons ATGGTGCACAGGGTAGCAGTGATCGGCGCCGGCCCGTCGGGTCTGAGCTGCGTCAAGACGTGTTTGGACGACTGCTTGATGCCCACCTGCTTCGAGAGCAGTGACGACCTCGGCGGACTTTGGAAGTTCAAA GAGGTATCAGAGCCCAACCGTGCCAGCATCTACCGCTCCCTGACCATCAACACCTCCAAGGAGATGATCTGCTTCAGTGACTTCCCCACTCCAGCCGCCTACCCAAACTACATGCACCACTCCAAAATACTCAATTACTTGCGTATGTACGCCGAGCACTTCAAGTTGCTGCCTCACATACACTTCCAG ACCTCGGTGAAGAGCGTCAGACAGAAGGCCGATTATTCCCGCACGGGTCAATGGGAAGTGTTGACGGAGAGAAAGGACGGGAAGGAGGAGACGCACGTCTTTGATGCTGTTATCTGCTGCTCAGGACATTACACTTACCCCAACCTGCCCCTACAGGACTTCCCAG GGATCGAGAGCTTCCCGGGACGATACCTGCACAGCTGGGACTACAAGGGTCCTGAGGACATGCACGGCAAGCGAGTGGTGGTGGTCGGCATCGGGAACTCAGGCAGCGACATCGCGGTGGAGAGCAGCAAGTTTGCAGAGCAA GTGTACATGAGCACACGCCGTGGCGCATGGGTCATGAGGCAGGTGTCGGACGACGGCATGCCAGTGGACATGAAGAACAAGACTcgcttttcccacattttgttccAGCTCTTCCCCAAAAACTTCTTCAACTGGTTGGGCGAGAAGAAACTCAACGCCATGTATGACCACACCATGTACGCCCTCAAGCCCAGCCACAG GCTCTACAGTCAAGTCCCAGTGATCAACTACGAACTGCCTTTTAAGATTCTGTCCGGCTCCGTCATCATCAAGTCCAACGTCAAGGAGATCCGTGGCTCCTCTGTGCTCTTTGAGGACGGTAGCGTTGTAGAGAAG GTGGACACCATCGTGTTCGCCACGGGGTATAATTACGGCTTCCCGTACTTGCCCAGCGGCGCTCTGTACAAGTCGGGGCACCGCGTCGGTCTCTACAAGCACGTCTTTCCACCCAACCTGGAGCACCCCACCCTGGCCGTGGTGGGTTTTATCCACGCCCTCGGAGCCATCATGCCACAGGCTGAACTACAGGGCCGTTGGGTCTCGCAGGTCTTCAAAG GACACCTGAAATTACCTTCAAACCAGGCCATGGTCAAAGCTGTAGAGCAGGACaccaaggacatgaacaaaag TTACATCGTGTCCAAGCTGACGCCGCTCCAGGTAGACTTTGTGTCCTACATGGACGACCTGGCTGGAACGATCGGAGCCCGACCCAGCCTGATGTGGCTCCTCTTCACCGACTACCCGCTCTTCAAAAAGGTCCTGTGGGGGCCCCTCACCGCCTATCAATACCGCCTGACTGGGCCCGGCAAGTGGGAGGGTGCCCGGCAGGCCATCTTCACACAGTTTGACCGCATGTTCGAGCCCCTGAAGACCAGGAAG GTGAAGGAACAGGAACACAACGTCTCCAGTCGCTTGTTCAAGCTGAGCCTGGCCCTATTGACCGGAGGAGCCGTAGTCGTCTACGTTCAAGTCCGAGACCCATCTGTCTTTCCCAACTTGATGGCCAAACTGAGTCTCCAAAAAGTCTGA
- the LOC133617888 gene encoding flavin-containing monooxygenase 5-like isoform X4, whose translation MNLLQKWRPGAIGHITAGVVSISTMVHRVAVIGAGPSGLSCVKTCLDDCLMPTCFESSDDLGGLWKFKEVSEPNRASIYRSLTINTSKEMICFSDFPTPAAYPNYMHHSKILNYLRMYAEHFKLLPHIHFQTSVKSVRQKADYSRTGQWEVLTERKDGKEETHVFDAVICCSGHYTYPNLPLQDFPGIESFPGRYLHSWDYKGPEDMHGKRVVVVGIGNSGSDIAVESSKFAEQVYMSTRRGAWVMRQVSDDGMPVDMKNKTRFSHILFQLFPKNFFNWLGEKKLNAMYDHTMYALKPSHR comes from the exons CTCCACCATGGTGCACAGGGTAGCAGTGATCGGCGCCGGCCCGTCGGGTCTGAGCTGCGTCAAGACGTGTTTGGACGACTGCTTGATGCCCACCTGCTTCGAGAGCAGTGACGACCTCGGCGGACTTTGGAAGTTCAAA GAGGTATCAGAGCCCAACCGTGCCAGCATCTACCGCTCCCTGACCATCAACACCTCCAAGGAGATGATCTGCTTCAGTGACTTCCCCACTCCAGCCGCCTACCCAAACTACATGCACCACTCCAAAATACTCAATTACTTGCGTATGTACGCCGAGCACTTCAAGTTGCTGCCTCACATACACTTCCAG ACCTCGGTGAAGAGCGTCAGACAGAAGGCCGATTATTCCCGCACGGGTCAATGGGAAGTGTTGACGGAGAGAAAGGACGGGAAGGAGGAGACGCACGTCTTTGATGCTGTTATCTGCTGCTCAGGACATTACACTTACCCCAACCTGCCCCTACAGGACTTCCCAG GGATCGAGAGCTTCCCGGGACGATACCTGCACAGCTGGGACTACAAGGGTCCTGAGGACATGCACGGCAAGCGAGTGGTGGTGGTCGGCATCGGGAACTCAGGCAGCGACATCGCGGTGGAGAGCAGCAAGTTTGCAGAGCAA GTGTACATGAGCACACGCCGTGGCGCATGGGTCATGAGGCAGGTGTCGGACGACGGCATGCCAGTGGACATGAAGAACAAGACTcgcttttcccacattttgttccAGCTCTTCCCCAAAAACTTCTTCAACTGGTTGGGCGAGAAGAAACTCAACGCCATGTATGACCACACCATGTACGCCCTCAAGCCCAGCCACAG ATAA
- the LOC133617888 gene encoding flavin-containing monooxygenase 5-like isoform X3 — MNLLQKWRPGAIGHITAGVVSISTMVHRVAVIGAGPSGLSCVKTCLDDCLMPTCFESSDDLGGLWKFKEVSEPNRASIYRSLTINTSKEMICFSDFPTPAAYPNYMHHSKILNYLRMYAEHFKLLPHIHFQTSVKSVRQKADYSRTGQWEVLTERKDGKEETHVFDAVICCSGHYTYPNLPLQDFPGIESFPGRYLHSWDYKGPEDMHGKRVVVVGIGNSGSDIAVESSKFAEQVYMSTRRGAWVMRQVSDDGMPVDMKNKTRFSHILFQLFPKNFFNWLGEKKLNAMYDHTMYALKPSHSR, encoded by the exons CTCCACCATGGTGCACAGGGTAGCAGTGATCGGCGCCGGCCCGTCGGGTCTGAGCTGCGTCAAGACGTGTTTGGACGACTGCTTGATGCCCACCTGCTTCGAGAGCAGTGACGACCTCGGCGGACTTTGGAAGTTCAAA GAGGTATCAGAGCCCAACCGTGCCAGCATCTACCGCTCCCTGACCATCAACACCTCCAAGGAGATGATCTGCTTCAGTGACTTCCCCACTCCAGCCGCCTACCCAAACTACATGCACCACTCCAAAATACTCAATTACTTGCGTATGTACGCCGAGCACTTCAAGTTGCTGCCTCACATACACTTCCAG ACCTCGGTGAAGAGCGTCAGACAGAAGGCCGATTATTCCCGCACGGGTCAATGGGAAGTGTTGACGGAGAGAAAGGACGGGAAGGAGGAGACGCACGTCTTTGATGCTGTTATCTGCTGCTCAGGACATTACACTTACCCCAACCTGCCCCTACAGGACTTCCCAG GGATCGAGAGCTTCCCGGGACGATACCTGCACAGCTGGGACTACAAGGGTCCTGAGGACATGCACGGCAAGCGAGTGGTGGTGGTCGGCATCGGGAACTCAGGCAGCGACATCGCGGTGGAGAGCAGCAAGTTTGCAGAGCAA GTGTACATGAGCACACGCCGTGGCGCATGGGTCATGAGGCAGGTGTCGGACGACGGCATGCCAGTGGACATGAAGAACAAGACTcgcttttcccacattttgttccAGCTCTTCCCCAAAAACTTCTTCAACTGGTTGGGCGAGAAGAAACTCAACGCCATGTATGACCACACCATGTACGCCCTCAAGCCCAGCCACAG CAGATAA